The Priestia koreensis genomic interval TCCGTCATATTCGTCTCCACCAAAGTCTTGGGCGGTCAAGTCGGCTGCTTGAATCATCGTTCCCATCGCGCCGTCAATAATTAAAATTTTCTTTTTCAGTTGCGCATCGATCGTCGTCATTTACATCTTCCTTTCTGCGGTTACTGGTTGTTTTTGATGGATATACGACGTTAGCTGGGCCGTCATCTCATAGCGCATAAACGGTGTGATTAGGTAAATCCCGTTAAAAAGCTCGTAGGCTGTATCAATTAAATCTTTTGCAATTGCAAGGCCTTCTGCTTCGCCTTGGCTTCGGTCATCACCAGCATGCTCCATCGCTGCTAAAATATCCTCTGAAAGCTTAATGCCTGGCACCTCATGATGGATGAATCGGGCATTTTTAGCGCTCGTAAGCGGCATAATTCCAATATAAATGGGAGCCGTTAGGTGCTTTGTTGCTTCATATACATCTAGTATTTGTTTCTTCGAATATAAAGGCTGCGTAATAAAATAATGGGCGCCGCAGTCGATTTTCTTTTCTAAGCGCTGTACCGCACGATCCAGGTGACGAACGTTTGGATTAAAGGCAGCCGCAATGGAAAAATTCGTTTTTTGTCCGAGCGGCTTTCCGGAGTAAGACATACCTTCATTAAATTGTTTGATCAAGCTAATCAAATCAAACGATGATAAGTCATATACGGACGTTGCTCCTGGAAAATCGCCAATCTTTGAAGGATCTCCTGTAACCGCAAGCACTTGGTTAATACCTAACGTATGAAGTCCCATCAAGTGAGATTGTAGGCCAATTAAGTTCCGGTCTCGACACGTAATATGAACGAGCGGTCGAGCTTTAATATCACTTTGTAATAGCGTCGCCATCGCCAAGTTGCTAATGCGAGGGGAGGCGAGAGAATTATCTGCAAGCGTAATGGCATCTACTCCAACATCTTTTAACGCCTGAGCACCTCGTAAAAACTCACTGGCCCCAAGCTTTTTCGGTGGATCTAATTCAACGATGACCGATCGTCTTTCCTGTACAAGGTCATGAAGGTGCGGCTCAACCGGTTCGCCGTGGTCCTCAATAATAATGGACGGGCGCTTTTTGACAAGCTTTTCCGTAACGGGTGGAAGCCCCTTAACCGCTGATGCAATTGCTTCAATATGAGCAGGAGTTGTTCCGCAGCATCCGCCTATCAAACGAACACCTTGTTCACGAAATGCTTTAGCGGTTTGGTAAAAATAATCCTCATCTGTTTCATATACAAGTCTACCGTCCTGATAATCTGGTAAGCTTGCATTTGGATAAGCTGATAAAAAGGCTTTTTCCGGAAGATCGACTTCTGTTAACGATTCAATCATATGATAGGGGCCTAGGCGGCAGTTAAGACCAACAAGATCAGCTCCGAGACTTTCTAACTGTTTAAAAGCGTCATTAAGATGAGTGCCGTCTTGAAGCACACCAACTTCGTGAAGAGAAGCGTGTGTAATAATAGGCAAATTCGTTTCTTTGCGAGCGATCTCGAGCACCGTTTTTAGTTCCTCAAAGTCATAGTAGGTTTCAAAAAGAAGTCCATCAATGTCTCCTTGAAGAAGCCAAAAGAGCTGCTCTCTGACGCTCCGTTTAATTTCATCAATGGTCATGACGCTCTTTCGGAAGGAGCGAATGCCACCGATAGTGCCGACAACATATTTATCACCCGCAGCTTTGCGTGCCAGTTTGGTAGCGGCAACGTTAATATCTTTCACGGACTCTTCTAATCCGTAGCGGGCAAGTTTTTGATAGTTTGCCCCATACGTATTCGTTTGAATAATATCTGATCCTGCTTGAATATACGCTTCATGAATTCGCTGAATTTCTTCACTTTTTGTTACATTTAGTTCTTCAAAACAGCTGTCTACTCCATGCGCATAGAGGAGAGTACCTGTTGCGCCGTCTCCGATTAGTATTTTATTTTGTAAATCTGTTAATAATCCCAAAAAAATGGCCTCCTTAAATGAATGGAAGAAAGAGATATGTAGAAGGCTATTGGTAAAAAGAAAAAAGCCTTCTATGGTAGAAGACTTTTAAATCGCCTTCTCATCTTCCAAGCAATACTTGCTTAGCTGGATTTAGCACCGTGTCCACGACGACTGGTTGCTGAGGTTTCGTAGGGCCAGTCCCTCCACCTCTCTTGATAAGAATCTGGTATTTGTTTTTAAAATGATTAGTACTAATTTATCTGATTTTTATAAATAATACAACACTTATTAAGAAACTTTTTAATGTAAGCGTTATCTTTCGAGGGTAAGGGGTTTGGGACTTAAGTAGAGAGAATAATTTACATATATTGTGAGGATAGCCTCTAATTGAAAAAAGTTATGCTAAATTGTATTAATAGTGTAAATAGTTGATAATTTTTTGTAAAATATGTTTTCTTTTGTCGAGTTTTGTTTTAAAATGAAAACGTTCGGACTTTTACAAAAGTTATAGTGGGGGGAACCATTTTGAAAAAAACGAAAAAACGACTTGCGGCAGGTACAGCGTTAGCCCTAGGGTTGATCATTCCTCAAGTAGCACCAACACTTACATATGCAGACGTTGTGAATGAAAACGTCGTAAAATTACGTATTCTTGAAACTTCAGATATTCATACAAATCTAGTAAACTACGATTATTTCCAAGATAAAAAGACAGAAAAGTTCGGTCTTTCTAAAACGGCGAGCTTAATTCAAGCGGCGCGTACAGAAAATCCAAATACGCTATTGTTCGATAATGGTGACATTTTACAAGGAACACCGTTAAGTGATTACGTAGCAAAAAATATTTTTCCAAATGTAAAAAAAGAAGAGTTTGTGAATCCAGTTTTTAAAGTGCTTAACTTATTAAAGTATGACGGAGCAACGGCTGGAAATCATGAGTTTAACTATGGACTTGATTTCTTAAACAATAGCATTGATGATGCAAACTTCGCGTACGTGAATGCAAACGTATATCACGATGACAATGCAGATGGGAAGCCTGAACTTGATCATCCGTACTTTAAGCAATACGAAATTTTAGATCGTGAAGTGACGGACCAAAACGGTAACAAGCACACGGTCAAAGTAGGGGTAACAGGATTTGTTCCATCAGATATTATGAACTGGGATAGCGCGAATTTAAAAGGAAAAGTAGCGGTAACAGATATTGTGGAATCCGCTAAAAAAATCGTTCCTGAAATGAAAAAAGCGGGTGCGGATGTTGTCGTTGTTCTTTCTCACTCAGGTATCAGCACAGATCCATACACAGAAAACATGGAGAATGCGTCTTACTATGTTACACAAGTTCCTGGTGTAGACGTTGTCTTAACAGGACATCAACATAAAAAATTCCCAGCGCTTCCTGGTACAGCAGCAGACTACAAAGATAGCGCAGAGCTAAAAATCGATAACGCAAAAGGAACGATTAACGGAATTCCTGTCACAATGCCAAGTTCAACGGGTGACGTGTTAGGACAAGTTGATTTAACGCTTGAGCAAGTGGACGGCAAGTGGAAAGTAAAAGACAGTCAATCGGCGTTAAAACCAGTAGCAGATGCAAAAGGGACGCCTCTTGTAGAGTCTGACAAAGCAGTTGAAGATACTGTAAAAGATGAGCATGAAGCAACAATTAAGTATGTAAATCAGGCAGTAGGTAAGACAACCGCGCCGATTAACAGCTATTTTGCTCTTGTAAAAGATGATCCGTCTGTCCAAATCGTAAACCAAGCACAAAAGTGGTATATGGAGAAGAAGTTAGCAACAACAGAATATAAAAACCTTCCTGTACTTTCATCTGCAGCACCGTTTAAAGCAGGTGCACGTGGTGGAGCTGGTTATTACACAGACATCAAAGCTGGAGATTTAGCGATTAAAAACGTAGCAGATTTATACGTATATCCAAATACGGTATATGCGCTTAAATTAACAGGTAAGGAAATTAAAGAGTGGCTAGAGTGGTCAGCAGGACAGTTCAACCAAGTGGATCCATCTAAAACAGAAGAACAATCTCTTGTTAACCTTGATTTCCCTACGTACAACTTTGATATTATTGATGGAATTAAGTATCAAATCGACGTGACGCAACCGTATCGCTACAAAGATTACAAAGTAGCAGATGAAAATGCACATCGTATTAAAAATGTTGAGTATAATGGAAAACCACTTAAGGACGATCAGGAATTCGTTGTCGTAACGAACAACTATCGTGCAAGCACAAACCAAGTAATTAACCCAGGTGGGAAAAATACGATTTTGGCGTCTCCGGATGAAAACCGTCAAGTAATCATTGACTATATTCGTGAAAATGATGAAATCAATCCAACAGCGGATAACAACTGGACGTTTGCACCGGTGAACAAAGACGTGAATGTGACGTTCGAATCTTCTCCTAAAGCGCAAGCGTACCTTGCTGAAAAAGGACCAATTAGCTACATTGGAGAAAGTGCAAACAGCTTTGCGAAATATCAGCTTACATTACCAAAACAAGCGACACAGCCTGAAACACCAAAACAAAAGTTCAAAGATGTTGCTGAAGATCACTGGGCGTATAAATACATTCAAGAGTTAACGGACAAAGGTGTGCTAAAAGGCGTATCGACAGACATGTTCAATCCGAATGCAGCGATTACACGCGGTCAGTTCGTTTCCATTATTGCGCGCTCATTAGATTTAGAAGCGAAAAAATCTTCTGTATTTAAAGACGTGCCGGCAAATTCAGCTCTTGGTGCGGACATTCAAGCAGCGTACGAAGCGGGAATTGCAGTAGGGACAACGAAAACACGTTTCGAGCCGTCTAAGCCAATTACACGTGCTCAAATGGCCGTTCTTGTGATGAGAGCGTATGACTATAAAACAGGAAAAACGTACAAAGCAGATAAGCACGCACCATACCTAGATACAGAGAAACTAGGAGACTGGGCAGTACCTTCGATTGATGCAGCGTACGAGCTAGGCTTTATGACAGGTGCGACTGAGAAATCATTCAAGCCACAAGATTCTGCTAAGCGCGATCAAGCAGCACGCGTGTTATATCAACTCATTCAAAAGTTTTAATTCACTAACGAATAACCCTAGGTCTCTTTTGACCTAGGGTTATTTTCGTGTCACGAAGCAGGCCATTCACCTTTCAAAGCGACTGTACTTTTTTTAGCAAGACCCCTCCTCGGTGCCATAATTTCTATTTTTCATCGTATTCGGCGTATTTTATTGGACGTGCTCATATAGTGTAAAAAGGGGCTGCATGGATGGAGGGGAAAAGCTTGAATAGAAAGTGGAAGCTTACGCTGCAGGTAGCAGCTACATATATCGGAACGGTAGTAGGAGCTGGGTTTGCGACTGGAAAAGAGATTGTCCAATTTTTTACCCAATACGGGGTGCTTGGCATGCTCGGAATTTTAGTGAGTGGTCTTCTTTTTATATGGTTGGGTGCAAGAATGATGCTCATTGCACAAGATATTGGAGCATCGTCTTATCAAGAACTTAACGATCACCTATTCGGTAAAACGATTGGAAAAGGTATTAACTTTTTTATGGTGTTGGTTTTAATCGGAATGACGTCTATTATGCTTGCTAGTACAGGTGCAATTGCGAAAGAACACCTCGGCATATGGCCACAGGCCGGAATGGTGATCACAATGCTCGCGGTATATGCGCTGATTTTAAAAGGTGTAAAAGGACTCTTGCTCGTTAATTCACTTGTCGTTCCTACAATGCTAACATTTTCTCTTATTGTAATTTGGCCGTACCTTCGCGAATTTACGATGTTCAAGCAAGAGATGTTTGAAAGTGCGAGTCATACGCGCTGGTTTGTGAGCGCTATTTTATATGCGGCTTTTAACTTAGCTGGAGCACAGGCGGCGCTCGTCCCTCTTAGCACAGAAATTAAAGACAAGAGTGTCGTGAAGTGGGGAGCTGTGCTCGGAGGAATTGGACTCACATTCATGATGCTCACCGCTCATTTTGCGATTTCCCATTTTCCTCATGCATTTCAGGCGGAGATTCCGATGGGGCAGGTGGTGAAATCATCGAGCGTGTGGCTAGGATGGTTATTTCTAATCGTCGTTTACGGCGAGATTTTCACTACGCTCATTGCGAACGTTTTTGGTATGGCACGACAGGCGAAAGGGGTACTTCGAATTTCTGAGAAACAGTGCGTAGGTTTTGTGCTTATTCTTTGTTTTGTGATTGGACAAATCGGCTACGGACGCCTTCTAAGCGTACTCTATCCGATCTTCGGATACGTGGGATTAGGTTTTTTAATCATGCTTGCTTTTCATAAAAATAAAATAATAAGCAAATGATTATGACAAAAGGATGTTTCTTTGCTATACTGATTACAACATGAAGTAATAAAACAACTTTATAACGTTATCCTTCGGGGTCGGGTGAAAGTCCCAACCGGCGGTGATGAGATTCGTAATCTCTAAGCCCGTGACCCGTTTTTGTGTTTTACATTAACGGTGGATCTAGTTAAAATCTAGAGCCGACAGTATAGTCTGGATGGGAGAAGGATCAGAGCGCAGCGAAATGTCGTACCAGCAGGCAATTTTCTAATAGAGAAAATGTTTCTTTGGTATACGCTTTTTACCTATGCTTTTTCTAGCGGAGGTAGAAGGTTTATTTAGCTGTAGTTGATAGTACATATCTATCGATACACTGATATAGTCTCCACAACCCCTTAGGTTTTCTAAGGGGTTTTTTATATTCACCAAAGAGGAGGCAGTCACTTTGAGTAACCAGCAGTTTATGAAACTTGCCATCGAGATGGCTCGAACGACGCTCGGTCAGACGTCCCCTAATCCTGTTGTAGGAGCTGTAGTTGTTCAAGATGGGCAAGTAGTGGGCATGGGTGCACATTTAAAAGCAGGTCAACCACATGCTGAAGTATACGCATTAGAGATGGCGGGAGAAAAGGCAGAGGATGCAACGCTTTATGTAACGCTTGAACCTTGTGCGCATCATGGTAAAACGCCTCCTTGCGCCGATCTTGTCATTCATCGTGGCATCAAGAAAGTATTTATTGCTTCTACAGATCCAAATCCACTTGTCGCTGGTAAAGGGATTAAGCGGATGAAGGACGCTGGAATTGAGGTAGAGGTCGGTTTGCTGAAGGAAGAAGCTGATGAGTTAAATCAGGTGTTTTTTCACTATGTCTCAACAGGTCTTCCGTACGTGACCCTTAAAACAGCCACAAGCCTTGATGGGAAAACCGCTACGGTCACACGAGAAAGTAAGTGGATTACGGGGGAAGAAGCGCGTGCCGACGTTCACCAGTTGCGTCACACTCATGATGGTATCTTGGTTGGTGTGGACACCGTTTTAATCGATAACCCTAGTTTAACGACCCGTTTACAAGGAGAAGGGAAAAATCCTATTCGAATTATTTTAGATACGCACTTACGCACGCCTCTAGATGCTAGTGTGGTGACTGATCACAAAGCACCTACGTGGATTATTAGCGGAAAAGATGCGGATGCTAAAAAGATTCAGGAACTGGAAAAGCAAGGAGTTCTTCTGCTACAACTACCGTCAGATGAGCTAGATCTTTCTTCAGTGCTGTCGTTGCTCGGAGAAAGAGGGATTACATCGATTCTTGTTGAAGGTGGTGCAACCGTACACGGAAGCTTTTTGAAAAGCAGACTCTTTCACCAGGTGATTGTCTATATAGCCCCAAAGCTGATCGGTGGAAAAGAAGCCCCTACTTCATTTAATGGTGAAGGGTTTCAATCAATGAGCGAGGTCGAACAGCTCGAATTTAAAAGTGTCGAAATGTTCGGACAAGACATTAAAATCGTAGCAGTACCGAAAGAGAGTGACAGCTAATGTTTACAGGGATTATTGAAGAAATAGGGACAATTGATCGCATTCAAACAGGAAAAGAGGCGATTACCTTTGGGATTAAAGCGAAGCATGTTTTAGCGGATGTCCACTTAGGCGATAGCATTTCTGTTAATGGAGTGTGTTTAACGGTTACAGACTTCACACGAGATCGGTTTTCGGTTGATGTGATGCCAGAAACCATTAAAGCAACTACGCTACAGCACCTCAAACAAGGATCGTCAGTCAATTTAGAACGAGCCATGGCGGCAAATGGTCGATTTGGTGGTCATTTCGTCAGTGGTCATGTGGACGGAACGGGCGTTATTCGTAATAAAACCGCTAGAGGAAATGCCATTTATTATGAGATCGCCACCTCTACAGAGCTAATTGATACGATGATTTTAAAAGGTTCAGTTGCGGTTGATGGGACAAGTTTAACGATTTTTGGATTAGAAAAAGATTCCTTTACGATTTCCCTTATACCGCATACGACAGATCACACCGTTCTTGGACCAAAGGGAAAAGGTGAGATCGTAAACGTAGAATGCGACATGTTGGGGAAATATATAAAAAAAATGATGCAGCCAAAAGAAGAACAACCAAAATCCACATCTACAATGCAGAACCTGTTAAGAGACAGTGGATTTATGAACTAGAAAGCAGGTGACCCGTATGTTTCATACAGTTGAAGAAGCAATTGAAGATTTAAAAATGGGGAAACCCGTCATTGTGTGTGATGACGAAGATCGCGAAAATGAGGGAGATTTTATTGCGCTTGCTGAAAAGGCCACCCCTGAGGTAGTGAATTTTATGGCGACGCATGGACGAGGACTCATTTGTACCCCTATTTCAGAAGAATTAGCAGATCGTTTAGATCTAAAGCCGATGGTGGACAACAACACAGATATGCACGGAACGGCTTTTACGATCAGTATCGATTATAAAACAACGACAACAGGAATTAGTGCATTTGAACGTTCGACGACAATTCAAGCACTTCTAAATGCAGAGGCAAAGGCCGCTGATTTTCGTAAACCTGGTCATGTATTTCCGCTAATTGCAAAAAAAGGCGGGGTTCTTCGCCGTGCAGGGCATACTGAAGCGGCAATTGATTTAGCAAAGCTTGCCGGTGGACAGGAAGCAGGCGTCATTTGCGAAATCATGAATGAAGACGGAACGATGGCTCGTGTTCCAGACCTTGTAGCCATTGCAGAAGCACATCAGTTAAAAATGATTACGATCAAAGATTTAATTGAGTATCGCCGTCAGCATGAAAAGCTTGTTCATCGTGAAGTGGAAATTAATTTACCAACGACATTCGGCGAATTTCGAACGTTTGGTTACACAAGTACATTAGATGGCCAAGAGCATGTAGCCCTTGTGAAAGGTGATATTACACCAGATGAGCCGGTTCTTGTCCGCGTTCATTCTGAATGCTTGACAGGTGATGTATTTGGCTCTCACCGATGTGACTGTGGGCCACAGCTGCACGCGGCTCTAATGCAAATCGAAAAAGAGGGAAAAGGCATTTTATTGTACATGAGACAAGAAGGACGAGGCATCGGCTTAATTAACAAGCTAAAAGCCTACAAGCTTCAAGAAGAGGGCTATGATACGGTTGAAGCGAACGAAAAACTTGGGTTTGGTGCGGACCTTCGTGATTACGGAGTAGGGGCACAAATCTTAAAAGATCTAGGCGTAACCAAAATGCGTCTATTAACGAACAACCCGCGTAAAATTACTGGCTTAAAAGGTCACGGTTTAGAGGTTGTGGAGCGTGTGGCAATTCAGATGCCTGTCTTAAAGGATAATGAGCGCTATTTACACACAAAGGTTGAGAAGCTCGGTCATTTATTAAAACTATAGTAGACAATTAATTATTACAGTTGAGAGGGAGTTTTGAACATGGGAACATTATTTGAAGGAAATTTAGTAGGCAGTGGGTTAAAAGTAGCAATCGTAGTAGGCCGTTTTAATGAATTTATTACAAGCAAATTGCTAGGCGGCGCACAGGATGCCTTAAAGCGTCACGGAGTAGAAGAAGAAAATGTGGATGTTGCGTGGGTGCCAGGGGCATTTGAAATTCCACTAGTAGCTAAAAAATTAGCAGAAACGAAGAAATACGATGCGGTCATTACGCTAGGAACGGTCATTCGAGGAGCAACACCACATTTTGATTACGTATGTAATGAAGTGGCAAAAGGGGTATCATCGCTTACGTTACAAACAGGTATTCCAATTATTTTTGGTGTTCTGACAACAGAAAATATTGAACAGGCCATTGAACGTGCAGGGACTAAAGCTGGTAATAAAGGTTGGGAAGCGGCAGCAGCAGCGATTGAAATGGCGAATCTAACACGTGTGATCGAAGGATAATATAGCAAATGTGCCTTCCTCTTACGAAGAGGAAGGCGTTTTTTATATATTCCTACTATAAAGAGGGGAGCGGAAGTTTTTATTTCGAGGCGAATAAAATTTAAAGATCCTCTCATCCTAAGGTTATGACACTGTTCGTGAGGAGACGGAATGATGCCTCGAGTAGGGCCTTTTATTATATTAGTATTAGTGAGCAGCATCGTCTTTTTTTATGTGCTGTACAAAAAACGAGATGTTAAGTTGCTTTATTTGTTCGGATTCATGATCGGACTTGCATATGCGCTAGAATATGTAATTTTTGTGCTATTAGATAGTTATCACTACGATCCGGGAATAAGGAGTAGCCGTTTTATTGATGGCATGTTTGGGTCCATTGCTTCGCAAGCTTTTGCTTTTCCAGTAGCGGCCATTACGGTCGTCGCTTATGAGTGGAGGCTCAAGCAATATGTTTGGGTAGCCGTCTTTTTTATGGGGATAGAAGAACTTTTCCTCGCGTTGCACATTTACGAGCATGAATGGTGGAAAACCATTTACACGGGTATTTTAATGACGATCGGCTTTGCAATCGCGAAAATATGGTATTACTGGATGAAAACACGCTACTCCACCTTTTTACACTTTGCCACTCTTTATTTTTTGATGATCGCGATTAATTGTAGTATTATGTTTGTCGTTTCCACCATTCTACACCTGTATTACTATCAAATCGGCTTTTTTTCTGACCCAAATCGGGATCATATTAATATGAATACGATTTATGTAGTCGTAATGACGTGGATGTATGTGTGGATCATTGTGAAGAGAAAGTCATATCTATGGCAAATTGCCGTCATCATTTTGATGTTTATCATCGATACCCTGCTTTTGCATGCTGGTATTTTACACTCTGGTCGCCCATTTATAAGACTAACGTTCCTTATTATGAACGTGTTAGATCTTTGGCTAATCGCTTTTTTAAATGGAAAGCTGTTGCAACATAGTTTTCAGAGAGTACGGTAACAAGGGCATAAACAGGTAATTAATTTTCGTTGACGTGCTGTTGATAGATTGGGTAAGATGAAAGAATGAAATCGTATGAAATAGGGGAGTTGGGGATTCGTGAAAGAGTCCTTTTTTGTAGAAAAGGCTTTAAATAATAACGTGTTAATTGCTTCACATTCACAGTATAAAGAAGTTGTCCTTATCGGGAAAGGCATTGCTTTTGGAAAGAAAAAAGGCGATGAGATTTCGACTGAAGCAGTAGAGAAGATGTTTTTGCTGCAAGATGAAGCAGAACAAGAACAGTACAAGCAAATTTTAGCTCACGTAGATGAAACGTTTATTGAAGTAATGAATGATATTATGACGCATATTGGAAAAAGCGTTCAGGCGCCGTTAAATGAGCACATCCATGTGGCATTAACGGATCATATTGCTTTCGCTTTAAAACGAATTCAGCAAGGGATTCAAATTAGCAATCCGTTTTTAATTGAAACGAAAACGCTGTATGCGAAAGAATATGCAATTGCCGAAGATGTTATTGACATAATTCATCAAAAACTAGGGGTTAAGCTCCCTGAAGGGGAAGTAGCGTTCATCGCGCTTCATATTCATAGCGCAGTTACACGTAAAAATTTATCAGAAGTGAACCAACATTCGCAGCTCATTCACCAAATTATTCGTGTGATTGAAGATTCCCTCAAGATTGAGATCGATCGTGAATCGATTTATTATATGCGCCTTATTCGCCACTTGCACTTTGCGATTGATCGTGTGAAAAAAGGGGAAAAGGTGGAAGAATCCGTTCGGCTCGCTGATATTTTACGAAATGAATATCCGATGCACTACAGCCTGGCCTGGAAGGTTATTAAGGTTATGCAACAGTCTTTAAAAGTGCCGGTATACGACGCAGAAGCCGTGTATTTAACGATGCACCTACAGCGCTTAACAGCGAAGGAAGAGTCTGAATAATAGCACATTAACTCGCTGTATAATGGAAATGTTTCTATAAAGTGGAATGAAAACCTTTGCTTTGTGAACTTTTTTCGACATTTTTCGCAAAAAAGCGTTGACACCCCTTTCAAAACTTGCTATGATTCAATTGTCTTTCTAATAGAATATTAAATCAGATCATTTCTACGTGTTACTGATTCGATCAGGCATGAGTAGAGAGGTTAGTTGAATGTTATCACGGGATACTGGAGATAGTATATTTTGATAACGTTTTATTTCCTCTTTACTCATGCTTTTTTATATACTTTGTAATCGTTAACATGAAGAGATGGTCGTTCAAGGGAAAAGGAGGTTTCTCATATGTTTAAGAAGTTTTTCGGTGTTTTACAGAAAATCGGGAAAGCGCTTATGCTTCCAGTAGCGATTCTTCCAGCAGCAGGTTTGCTTTTAGCGTTTGGTACAGCATTCCAAAATCCTGATTTACTTACACATCTTCCGGCATTAAAAGCTCACTGGTTCCAAGTAGTAGCGAGTGTAATGTCTGATTCCGGTAACATTATTTTCAGTAACTTACCGTTACTATTCGCAGTAGGGGTAGCAGTTGGTTTAGCAGGCGGTGATGGAGTTGCCGGTCTTGCAGCAATTATCGGTTACTTAATCATGAATGTAACGATGAGCACAATGTTACAAGGTCTAGGTACATTAACACCTAAAATGATTGAGAAAATTTCTACGCTTCCAGCGTATGCGAATGTTCTTGGTATCCCGACGCTTCAAACAGGGGTGTTCGGTGGTATTATCGTCGGGGTTATCGCAGCCTCTATGTATAACCGCTTCTTTAAAATTGAATTACCACCGTACTTAGGGTTCTTCGCAGGTAAACGTTTCGTACCAATCGTGACAGCGCTTGCGTCTTTAATCTTAGGTATCGCAATGATTTTCGTATGGCCAGTTGTACAAAATGGTTTAAATGCATTCTCAAACGTTATGTTAAATGCAAATCCTGGTTTATCAGCGTTCGTGTTTGGTTTAATTGAACGTTCACTAATTCCATTTGGTCTTCACCACATTTTCTACTCACCGTTCTGGTTTGAGTTTGGTGAATACACAAGTAAAGCAGGTAACTTAATCCGTGGGGATCAGCACATCTTCATGCAGCAGCTTCGTGACGGTGTACCATTTACAGCAGGTACTTTCATGACTGGTAAATATCCGTTCATGATGTTCGGATTACCGGCAGCAGCATTAGCGATCTATCATGAAGCACGTCCAGAAAATAAAAAATATGTTGCAGGAATCATGGGTTCCGCTGCATTAACATCTTTCTTAACGGGTATTACAGAACCACTTGAGTTCTCATTCTTATTCGTAGCACCAGTATTATTCGCAATTCACGCTGTTTTCGCTGGTTTATCATTCATGACAATGGCACTATTAAATGTCAAAATCGGGATGACGTTCTCTGGTGGTTTAATTGACTACATCCTATTCGGTATCTTCCCGAACCGTACTGCATGGTGGTTAGTTATCCCAGTAGGTCTTGTATTAGCAGTTATTTACTACTTCGGTTTCCGTTTCGCGATCCGCAAGTTTAACCTTAAAACTCCAGGTCGTGAAGACAAAACTGAAGAAGATAAAGCACAAGCTGGTACAGCAGAAGAATTACCAAAAAATATTTTAGAAGCACTTGGTGGACAAGAAAACATCACTCACTTAGATGCTTGTATCACACGTCTTCGTGTTTCTGTAAATGACGCGAAAAACGTTGATAAAAACCGCTTGAAAAACCTAGGAGCTTCTGGAGTTCTAGAAGTAGGGAATAACATTCAAGCAATCTT includes:
- the ptsG gene encoding glucose-specific PTS transporter subunit IIBC, producing MFKKFFGVLQKIGKALMLPVAILPAAGLLLAFGTAFQNPDLLTHLPALKAHWFQVVASVMSDSGNIIFSNLPLLFAVGVAVGLAGGDGVAGLAAIIGYLIMNVTMSTMLQGLGTLTPKMIEKISTLPAYANVLGIPTLQTGVFGGIIVGVIAASMYNRFFKIELPPYLGFFAGKRFVPIVTALASLILGIAMIFVWPVVQNGLNAFSNVMLNANPGLSAFVFGLIERSLIPFGLHHIFYSPFWFEFGEYTSKAGNLIRGDQHIFMQQLRDGVPFTAGTFMTGKYPFMMFGLPAAALAIYHEARPENKKYVAGIMGSAALTSFLTGITEPLEFSFLFVAPVLFAIHAVFAGLSFMTMALLNVKIGMTFSGGLIDYILFGIFPNRTAWWLVIPVGLVLAVIYYFGFRFAIRKFNLKTPGREDKTEEDKAQAGTAEELPKNILEALGGQENITHLDACITRLRVSVNDAKNVDKNRLKNLGASGVLEVGNNIQAIFGPRSDTLKGQIKDIMEGRTPVVAKEEKTVQNEGVALNSTNGDEIFSPIKGEIVPLSEVPDQVFSQKLMGDGFAIIPSEGTVVAPVDGKIVNLFPTKHALGIESTDGREILIHFGIDTVNLKGEGFETLVSQGDEVMKGQPLLKVDLDYVKANAPSVITPIIFTNLGADEKLNILKQGSVEQGEENILTITK